A window of the Ignisphaera sp. genome harbors these coding sequences:
- the glnA gene encoding type I glutamate--ammonia ligase, which translates to MGEDISEKLDKLGIKWVNLQFTDVVGIFRQVTVSRELLTPEAFENGLGKLDGSSVKGFTGIEESDLNLKPIKETFAVIPWLNGVGRMICAVYRGGARFPKDPRHVAEGLDSLLRDNGLRAFVSPELEFFIFDKVTVSIDTWRQFVEIMSSEGYWTSSQPFNILKEGYYVTYPNDKFEELKIEIGETLKKFFGINVEVFHHEVAGASQHEINFRGGEVTNTADVVQTVKYVIRSIASKKGYIATFMPKPLYGDNGSGMHVHVSIWRNGENLFYDPSDEYAGISQYARYFIGGLIEHGRALSALVSPTVNSYKRLIPGYEAPVYLVWSKANRSAAIRVPAYHKLNSHSKRIEYRPPDPTANPYLALSAIVLAGLDGVKKKIDPGDPIDENVYKMSPQRRKELGIKELPGSLDEALDELETDNEWLKPIYPSELIETYIELKREEARKIQSYPSPAEIYNYINY; encoded by the coding sequence ATGGGTGAAGACATCTCAGAAAAACTAGATAAGCTTGGGATAAAGTGGGTCAACCTCCAATTCACCGATGTTGTAGGCATATTCCGCCAGGTTACCGTGTCTAGGGAGTTGCTCACTCCAGAAGCTTTTGAAAATGGGCTGGGAAAGCTTGATGGCAGTAGTGTGAAGGGGTTTACAGGTATTGAAGAAAGCGATCTAAATCTTAAGCCGATTAAAGAGACTTTTGCTGTTATTCCATGGCTCAACGGAGTCGGTAGAATGATATGTGCTGTATATAGAGGTGGCGCCAGATTCCCCAAGGATCCCAGACACGTTGCTGAAGGTCTCGATAGCCTGCTTCGCGACAATGGCTTAAGGGCTTTTGTATCACCAGAGCTAGAGTTCTTCATATTTGACAAGGTCACAGTCTCTATAGACACTTGGAGACAGTTTGTCGAGATCATGAGTTCTGAGGGGTACTGGACCTCTTCACAGCCATTCAATATACTGAAGGAAGGCTACTACGTTACCTATCCAAATGATAAGTTTGAGGAGCTGAAAATCGAGATTGGTGAAACACTCAAGAAGTTCTTTGGCATAAATGTCGAGGTATTTCACCACGAGGTTGCTGGAGCTTCACAACATGAAATAAACTTCAGAGGTGGTGAGGTAACAAACACTGCAGATGTTGTTCAAACTGTGAAATATGTTATTAGATCTATTGCCAGTAAGAAAGGGTATATAGCAACATTCATGCCAAAGCCTCTCTACGGAGATAATGGATCTGGCATGCACGTTCATGTAAGCATTTGGAGAAATGGGGAGAACCTATTTTATGATCCAAGCGATGAATATGCAGGGATAAGCCAATATGCGAGATACTTCATAGGAGGCTTGATAGAACATGGAAGAGCTTTATCAGCACTTGTAAGCCCCACCGTTAATAGCTACAAGAGGCTTATACCGGGCTATGAAGCTCCAGTCTACCTAGTCTGGAGCAAGGCAAATAGAAGTGCTGCCATAAGAGTTCCTGCATACCACAAACTCAATAGCCACTCTAAGAGAATAGAATATAGACCGCCAGACCCAACAGCAAATCCATACCTAGCCCTATCGGCAATAGTGCTGGCAGGTCTAGATGGAGTCAAGAAGAAGATAGACCCCGGCGACCCAATAGATGAGAACGTGTATAAGATGAGTCCACAGAGAAGAAAAGAGCTTGGGATAAAAGAGCTTCCAGGGTCGTTGGACGAGGCATTAGATGAGCTGGAAACAGATAACGAGTGGCTAAAGCCTATCTATCCAAGCGAGTTGATAGAGACTTATATAGAGTTGAAGAGGGAGGAGGCTAGGAAGATACAGTCATATCCATCGCCAGCAGAAATATACAACTATATAAACTACTAA
- the guaA gene encoding glutamine-hydrolyzing GMP synthase, producing the protein MESGWTPFKEFDTVVIVNFGGQYAHLIARRVRELNVYSEIVNYTDFSVDVVERIRPKAIILSGGPSSIIASPNPPVIGGWVLDVGVPVLGICYGHQLLAHLIGGRVERGVGEYGKTEIEIVAHNDIFAGWGKREFVWMSHSDYVAEVPRDKAIALARSVETGYIAAFKLIDRPVYGVQFHPEVYHTPKGRKLIENFVMRIAKARQNWNPGNIIDRIVDEIKSAVGRDEKVLCAVSGGVDSTVTALLLKRAIGDRLVAVFVNHGLLREDEDREVLNMLRGLGINPIYIDASQRFLKALKGVKDCEEKRRIIGELFAEIFKEIAESDKDIKWLAQGTTYPDVIESGGAVGADKIKSHHNVAGLPKWLNLRILEPIRHLYKDEVRKLAIALGVPREWAYRHPFPGPGLAVRIIGEVTEEKLAIVRRASKIVEEELKKEGLYERVWQAFAVVGEDRWVGVKGDRRELGYIVTVRIVESEDAMTADWSKIPLETLERISNRIAREIPSVTMVTYAISSKPPSTIEPC; encoded by the coding sequence ATGGAGAGTGGCTGGACTCCATTCAAGGAGTTTGACACTGTAGTCATAGTCAATTTTGGTGGTCAGTATGCTCACTTGATTGCTAGAAGGGTTAGGGAGCTCAATGTTTATAGCGAGATTGTCAATTACACTGATTTCAGTGTTGATGTTGTTGAGAGGATTAGGCCCAAGGCAATCATATTGTCTGGCGGGCCTAGCAGTATTATAGCATCTCCCAATCCTCCAGTAATAGGTGGCTGGGTACTTGATGTTGGTGTGCCTGTTCTAGGTATTTGCTATGGACATCAGCTTCTAGCCCACTTGATTGGTGGTAGGGTTGAGAGAGGTGTTGGCGAGTATGGGAAAACAGAGATAGAGATTGTAGCACACAATGATATTTTTGCTGGTTGGGGCAAGAGAGAGTTTGTGTGGATGTCCCACAGCGACTATGTGGCTGAGGTTCCTAGGGACAAAGCCATTGCCTTGGCAAGATCTGTTGAAACAGGCTATATAGCAGCGTTTAAGCTTATCGATAGACCTGTATATGGTGTTCAGTTCCATCCAGAGGTTTACCACACTCCAAAGGGTAGGAAACTCATTGAAAATTTTGTTATGAGAATAGCTAAGGCTAGGCAAAACTGGAATCCGGGAAACATAATCGATCGGATTGTAGATGAAATTAAATCTGCTGTGGGAAGGGATGAGAAGGTCTTATGCGCAGTTAGTGGCGGTGTTGACTCAACTGTAACAGCTCTTCTACTGAAAAGAGCCATTGGAGATAGGCTAGTAGCTGTTTTTGTTAACCACGGTCTTCTTAGAGAGGATGAGGATAGAGAGGTTTTGAATATGCTTAGAGGCCTTGGTATTAACCCGATATACATCGATGCCTCGCAGAGGTTCTTGAAGGCACTCAAAGGTGTTAAAGATTGTGAGGAGAAGAGGAGGATCATAGGAGAACTATTTGCAGAAATATTCAAGGAGATCGCCGAAAGCGACAAAGATATAAAGTGGCTTGCCCAGGGAACAACATACCCAGATGTCATAGAAAGTGGTGGTGCAGTTGGCGCAGATAAGATCAAGAGCCATCACAATGTCGCTGGACTGCCAAAATGGCTAAATCTAAGGATTTTAGAGCCTATAAGACATCTATACAAAGATGAGGTGAGGAAACTGGCTATAGCGCTTGGAGTGCCAAGAGAATGGGCATATAGACACCCGTTTCCAGGCCCTGGACTAGCCGTTAGGATAATTGGTGAGGTAACAGAAGAGAAGCTGGCGATAGTCAGAAGGGCTTCTAAAATAGTTGAGGAAGAGCTGAAGAAGGAGGGGCTGTACGAGAGGGTTTGGCAAGCATTTGCAGTTGTTGGAGAGGATAGATGGGTTGGTGTAAAAGGAGATAGAAGAGAATTGGGATACATAGTTACTGTGAGGATTGTTGAAAGCGAAGATGCCATGACAGCTGATTGGAGCAAAATACCACTCGAAACTCTTGAAAGGATATCGAATAGAATAGCGCGGGAAATACCCAGTGTAACGATGGTTACATATGCAATATCATCGAAACCCCCCTCAACAATAGAGCCATGCTAA
- a CDS encoding TATA-box-binding protein: protein MNVKVENIVATVSIGQNIDLDYLDKVLPNVEYDPEQFPGLVLRMDNPKVTALVFRSGRMVVTGAKSTPMLIRAVKKIIKMLLKYYVTISSKPRIQIQNIVASANIGSEVMLEKVAFLLENTMYEPEQFPGLIYRMSDPHVVLLIFSSGKMVITGAKSEDEVFLAVRNVFIKLRDLGCLRETKKEEEILSEELESIESGRSKKKLTLRDLEI, encoded by the coding sequence ATAAATGTTAAGGTTGAGAATATAGTTGCCACAGTATCAATAGGTCAGAACATAGATCTAGACTACCTTGACAAGGTACTGCCAAATGTTGAGTACGATCCGGAGCAGTTTCCAGGGCTTGTACTGAGAATGGACAATCCAAAGGTTACAGCACTTGTCTTCAGATCTGGGAGAATGGTTGTTACAGGTGCTAAGAGCACTCCAATGCTTATAAGAGCTGTGAAGAAGATAATTAAAATGCTTCTAAAATACTATGTTACAATATCGTCCAAGCCGAGGATACAGATACAAAACATTGTAGCATCTGCAAACATTGGTTCAGAGGTTATGCTAGAGAAGGTTGCTTTCCTATTGGAGAACACAATGTATGAACCAGAGCAGTTCCCAGGCCTCATATACAGAATGAGCGATCCTCATGTCGTTCTACTTATATTCAGTAGTGGGAAGATGGTTATAACAGGTGCGAAAAGCGAGGATGAAGTATTTCTAGCAGTTAGAAATGTCTTTATTAAGCTCAGAGATCTTGGGTGCTTGAGGGAAACCAAGAAAGAAGAAGAAATTTTGTCGGAGGAGCTAGAATCAATTGAAAGTGGAAGAAGCAAGAAGAAATTAACGCTAAGAGACTTGGAGATCTAG
- a CDS encoding metallophosphoesterase codes for MLYEIYNGIYGVDDLPIAYLSTGSLKSLVVADIHLGFEEYMATKGVYIPRMQLNKAIDIIEKALNTVNVDTLIIVGDIKHLFDKLGRRETRDLHEFILYVKKRFNRVVLVRGNHDNFIYSLSQRYGIEFYETMEFGNILFVHGHKKLELEDNTKLIIMGHEHPSIALKDPVTESVTKLPCFLRIPFQNGSTAIVLPAAGAYQTGTSVSTSPESYLSPIIKRFGVLRDAKPFAIVENEGLFELPTLSAVEDLLAMF; via the coding sequence ATGCTATACGAGATTTACAATGGTATCTACGGCGTCGATGATCTTCCCATAGCCTATCTCTCTACCGGTAGCTTGAAATCTCTTGTTGTTGCCGATATCCATCTCGGTTTTGAGGAGTATATGGCTACGAAGGGGGTTTACATTCCTAGAATGCAGTTAAACAAGGCTATAGATATCATTGAAAAGGCTCTGAACACAGTAAATGTGGATACACTCATTATTGTTGGGGATATAAAGCATTTGTTCGACAAGCTTGGTAGAAGAGAGACTAGGGATCTCCATGAGTTTATCCTCTACGTCAAGAAGAGATTCAATAGAGTTGTTCTGGTGAGGGGAAACCACGACAACTTCATATACTCTCTGTCGCAGAGATATGGGATAGAGTTTTATGAGACTATGGAGTTTGGAAACATACTTTTTGTTCATGGACATAAGAAATTGGAGTTGGAGGACAACACAAAGCTAATTATAATGGGCCATGAACATCCAAGCATAGCGTTAAAAGATCCTGTCACAGAATCTGTTACAAAGCTTCCATGTTTTCTGAGGATACCATTTCAGAACGGGTCAACGGCTATTGTGCTACCTGCAGCAGGAGCTTATCAAACGGGTACATCTGTTTCAACATCGCCTGAAAGTTACTTGTCTCCAATTATAAAGAGATTTGGTGTTTTACGAGATGCAAAGCCTTTTGCAATAGTCGAGAATGAAGGTTTGTTCGAGCTTCCAACGCTATCTGCCGTAGAAGATCTTTTAGCAATGTTTTAA